One part of the Eucalyptus grandis isolate ANBG69807.140 chromosome 10, ASM1654582v1, whole genome shotgun sequence genome encodes these proteins:
- the LOC104423695 gene encoding probable S-adenosylmethionine-dependent methyltransferase At5g37990 translates to MQNTIETLELKFGPDGLGYVAIEFQVFFNNFTSNDFNTLFRSLPCDRAERSHGQDSPTWNKGRIDCAYGPPEVHEAYAVEFARGVERFLGAREQELACGGLMALVELCLSPGTTTQRCLLIVMIGVLGSCLVDTAIEGLLSENDVDSFNLPRYYASQQELETVKEINGLFSIERIELLDLSKTDGGTIIVLTPSMIASYITGILEGLIKDHFRAEIVDWLFTRFEKKRRVFPIVGP, encoded by the exons ATGCAAAACACCATCGAAACCCTTGAACTCAAGTTCGGTCCCGATGGCCTCGGTTATGTGGCCATCGAGTTCCAAGTGTTCTTCAACAACTTCACATCCAACGACTTCAACACCCTCTTCAGATCGCTCCCTTGCGACCG TGCTGAAAGAAGTCATGGACAAGACTCGCCTACATGGAACAAGGGAAGGATCGACTGCGCATATGGCCCTCCAGAGGTCCATGAGGCGTATGCAGTTGAATTCGCTAGAGGTGTGGAGCGTTTCCTTGGAGCTAGGGAGCAAGAGCTCGCTTGCGGAGGGCTTATGGCCCTTGTTGAATTGTGCCTCTCCCCTGGGACGACTACGCAACGATGCTTACTCATAGTAATGATTGGTGTCTTAGGTTCCTGCCTTGTCGATACGGCCATCGAG GGGCTGCTAAGCGAAAACGATGTGGACTCTTTCAACCTTCCCAGATACTATGCTAGTCAGCAAGAGCTAGAAACAGTCAAAGAGATAAACGGTTTGTTCAGCATCGAGAGGATTGAGCTGCTCGACCTGTCCAAGACTGACGGAGGGACCATCATAGTGCTCACGCCGTCCATGATCGCCTCATACATTACGGGGATCCTGGAGGGGCTCATCAAGGATCATTTCAGGGCCGAGATAGTGGACTGGTTGTTCACCCGGTtcgagaagaagagaagagtcTTCCCTATTGTTGGACCCTGA
- the LOC104422126 gene encoding EEF1A lysine methyltransferase 2 gives MAGIRLPPEDSELPQPARPGPASVDLVSDDDRSVAADSWSIKSEYGSTLDDDQRHADAAEALLTSGNFRAAASDYSSDKEEPDADGVSSMLGLQSYWDSAYADELTNFREHGHVGEVWFGSDVMDVVVTWTRNLCIQIAQGHLPTDADDVKYESGEDGDKHLCGWSVLDIGTGNGLLLQEIAKLGFSDLTGVDYSEGAVDLARSLADRDGYPNIKFLVDDILETKLDQQFKLVMDKGTLDAIGLHPDGNVKRIMYWDSVSRLVAPGGLLVITSCNSTKDELVREVENYNRRGGSQLLELEAKDNDTCRNPPFRYINHVRSYPTFMFGGSIGSRVATVAFLRN, from the exons atggccggtATCCGATTGCCGCCGGAGGACTCCGAGCTGCCCCAGCCGGCCCGGCCCGGACCGGCGTCGGTCGATCTCGTGTCCGACGACGACCGCTCGGTGGCGGCGGACTCCTGGTCGATCAAGAGTGAGTACGGCAGCACCCTCGACGACGACCAGCGccacgccgacgccgccgaggcCCTCCTCACCTCCGGCAACTTTCGCGCCGCCGCCTCTGATTACAG TTCAGACAAGGAAGAACCCGATGCTGATGGGGTAAGCTCAATGCTTGGACTTCAGAGCTATTGGGATTCTGCATATGCGGATGAATTGACCAACTTCCGTGAGCATGGCCATGTGGGTGAAGTTTG GTTTGGTTCCGATGTTATGGATGTAGTAGTTACTTGGACCAGAAATCTCTGCATTCAAATTGCCCAAGGTCACTTGCCAACTGATGCTGATGATGTCAAATATGAATCTGGTGAAGATGGTGATAAACATTTATGTGGCTGGAGTGTGCTTGACATAGGAACAGGCAATGGTTTGCTTCTTCAGGAGATTGCTAAGCTGGG GTTTTCTGACTTGACCGGAGTTGATTACAGTGAAGGGGCAGTTGACCTCGCTCGGAGCTTGGCTGATCGGGATGGATAtcctaatataaaatttttg GTTGATGATATTCTCGAAACAAAGCTGGATCAGCAGTTTAAACTTGTCATGGATAAAGGCACGCTAGATGCCATTGGATTGCATCCTGATGGCAACGTTAAAAG GATTATGTACTGGGATTCTGTTTCAAGATTGGTGGCTCCTGGTGGATTGTTG GTCATCACCTCATGTAACAGTACCAAAGATGAACTGGTACGAGAAGTGGAGAACTATAATCGAAGGGGAGGTAGTCAACTGTTGGAACTAGAGGCAAAGGACAACGACACATGCAGAAATCCTCCCTTTAGATACATCAACCATGTTCGCTCCTATCCAACCTTCATGTTTGGTGGGTCGATCGGGTCACGCGTCGCCACAGTTGCGTTTCTTCGGAACTAG